A window of Longispora fulva contains these coding sequences:
- a CDS encoding MFS transporter, with amino-acid sequence MNRRAFVTGMLIDAVGTGLYMPFSLLFFHSVSGLSLTAVGAGLTAAGFAALALSPLAGSLIDRLGARRVLLASFVLRALAFACYPLAHSFPLFLLVTAATALGQQASAPATPAFISEIAAGADRDRLLALNRSVRNGGMGVGGVLAGGLLLLDGDLGYLAIALLNAASFAVAIPLILRASPGYRAALSRAASEASPARATASGGDATGYRAVFADRPYLALTATNFLLAFSYVALALAMPVYLHQALGLPEALAGTVFAVNTVLVAALGVPVSRLALRARRTRAAALGGVAFAASFAAFALLPFLPTGPTMIGAVLVVATLYTGAELLHSTPAQGLSVHAAPDHLRGRYLSAYQLSWAIAQSVAPVLITFLLGLGDWQIWVGLGGAALLGAGLLVRLERRLPGAAVHPVEVRRPVPVAA; translated from the coding sequence ATGAACCGCCGCGCCTTCGTCACCGGCATGCTGATCGACGCCGTCGGGACCGGCCTGTACATGCCGTTCTCGCTGCTGTTCTTCCACAGCGTCAGCGGCCTGTCCCTCACTGCCGTCGGCGCCGGCCTGACCGCCGCGGGGTTCGCCGCCCTGGCGCTGTCGCCGCTCGCCGGCTCCCTGATCGACCGCCTCGGCGCCCGCCGGGTACTCCTGGCCAGCTTCGTCCTGCGCGCCCTCGCCTTCGCGTGCTACCCGCTCGCGCACTCCTTCCCCCTGTTCCTGCTGGTCACGGCCGCCACGGCCCTCGGTCAGCAGGCGTCGGCCCCGGCCACCCCGGCGTTCATCAGCGAGATCGCGGCGGGCGCGGACCGCGACCGGTTGCTGGCGCTGAACCGCAGTGTTCGCAACGGCGGGATGGGGGTGGGCGGCGTGCTGGCCGGCGGGCTCCTGCTCCTCGACGGCGACCTCGGCTACCTCGCGATCGCGCTGCTCAACGCCGCCAGTTTCGCGGTGGCCATCCCGTTGATCCTGCGCGCCTCGCCGGGCTACCGCGCCGCCCTCTCGCGCGCCGCCTCCGAAGCCTCCCCCGCGAGGGCCACGGCGTCTGGCGGGGACGCGACCGGCTACCGGGCGGTGTTCGCCGACCGTCCCTACCTCGCCCTGACCGCCACGAACTTCCTCCTGGCCTTCAGCTACGTCGCCCTCGCACTCGCGATGCCCGTCTACCTGCACCAGGCGCTCGGCCTCCCCGAGGCCCTGGCCGGAACGGTGTTCGCGGTCAACACCGTGCTCGTCGCCGCCCTCGGCGTCCCGGTGTCCCGGCTCGCGCTTCGGGCCCGGCGGACCAGGGCGGCGGCCCTCGGCGGGGTGGCGTTCGCCGCGTCGTTCGCGGCGTTCGCGCTCCTCCCGTTCCTGCCCACCGGGCCGACCATGATCGGGGCGGTGCTCGTCGTCGCGACCCTCTACACCGGCGCGGAGCTCCTGCACTCCACCCCGGCCCAGGGTCTGTCGGTGCACGCGGCCCCGGACCACCTGCGCGGCCGATACCTGTCCGCCTACCAGTTGTCCTGGGCCATCGCCCAGTCCGTCGCCCCGGTCCTGATCACGTTCCTGCTCGGCCTCGGCGACTGGCAGATCTGGGTCGGCCTCGGGGGTGCGGCGCTGCTCGGTGCGGGCCTGCTCGTCCGCCTCGAGCGC